In Aspergillus fumigatus Af293 chromosome 2, whole genome shotgun sequence, a genomic segment contains:
- a CDS encoding putative amino acid transporter translates to MADHPPSLPHVRDDQREAEILSQHLHPQFTGSLHEESPLQAQAAVEASSSSDTPEQQSSLKLLGGDVHRDLYRLEAKAKQALQERRAASFSYPARPPDDVIEEGVAAMEPGSFRRHFVQQKRGWASDALVARSFLDFLDLYGSFAGEDLAEPEDESAIAAEDLEHEAERRPLLGRRRTTRAARPGDASRVKTFFTLLKAFIGTGIIFLPKAFRNGGILFSSVALVTVAAVTSLCFHLLLECRKGHGGGYGDIGERIAGPRFRSLILGSIVISQLGFVCTGIIFTADNVRAVLSAVAEHSEKALSTSVLIALQLVVLVPLAFIRNISKLGPAALLADIFILMGLAYIYYYDIATIASRQGLASSVELFNPKSFTLTIGSCIFTFEGIGLILPIQSSMKHPEKFDGLLYTVMIIITVLFTAVGALSYGAFGSDTKIEVINNLPQGDKFVNAMQFLYSMAILIGVPVQLFPAVRIMEGKLFGQVSGKRDPWIKWKKNGFRSLIVLACAVMSAVGAADLDKFVSLIGSFACVPLVYIYPAYLHWKGVADSPLAKFGDLTMVVLGFVFMIYTTLSTAAVWIQGHK, encoded by the coding sequence ATGGCAGACCATCCCCCTTCGTTGCCCCACGTGCGAGATGACCAGCGAGAGGCCGAGATTCTATCGCAACATCTTCATCCCCAGTTCACCGGCTCCCTTCATGAAGAATCCCCCCTTCAGGCCCAGGCTGCAGTTGAAGCATCCTCCAGTTCCGACACACCTGAGCAACAGTCATCGCTAAAGCTCCTGGGTGGCGATGTCCATCGCGATCTCTACCGGCTCGAGGCCAAGGCCAAACAAGCTCTGCAAGAAAGACGGGCCGCCAGCTTTTCTTATCCCGCCCGACCGCCCGATGATGTGATCGAAGAAGGCGTGGCTGCCATGGAACCTGGCAGCTTTCGTCGGCACTTTGTACAACAGAAAAGGGGCTGGGCCAGTGATGCACTGGTTGCTCGCTCGTTCCTGGATTTTCTCGACTTGTATGGCAGTTTTGCCGGGGAGGATTTAGCGGAGCCGGAGGATGAGTCTGCGATTGCAGCGGAGGATCTCGAGCATGAGGCCGAGCGACGGCCTCTGCTGGGCCGGCGGAGAACAACTCGAGCAGCTCGCCCGGGGGACGCGTCCCGGGTCAAGACATTTTTCACCTTACTGAAAGCGTTCATCGGGACGGGAATCATCTTCCTGCCAAAGGCCTTTCGTAATGGTGGCATTCTTTTCTCATCAGTCGCTCTGGTCACGGTCGCGGCGGTCACAAGCCTCTGCTTCCATCTTTTGCTGGAGTGTCGGAAAGGGCATGGGGGCGGTTATGGTGATATCGGGGAGCGTATAGCGGGGCCTCGGTTCCGATCGCTCATTCTGGGATCCATCGTGATTTCCCAACTTGGCTTTGTCTGCACAGGTATCATCTTCACTGCGGACAACGTTCGGGCGGTCTTGTCAGCAGTCGCGGAACATAGCGAAAAAGCTCTGTCCACCAGTGTCCTGATCGCACTTCAATTAGTTGTTCTTGTGCCACTGGCATTCATCCGAAACATCTCCAAACTGGGACCGGCGGCACTGCTCGCGGATATTTTCATCCTCATGGGCCTTGCATACATCTATTACTACGATATTGCAACCATTGCGTCCCGGCAGGGGTTGGCATCGTCGGTTGAGCTGTTCAATCCCAAGTCGTTTACCTTGACCATCGGTTCCTGCATCTTTACGTTCGAAGGAATCGGGCTCATCCTCCCCATTCAATCGTCCATGAAACACCCGGAGAAATTCGACGGGCTCCTCTATActgtcatgatcatcatcaccgtGCTCTTCACCGCGGTCGGCGCTCTTTCCTACGGCGCCTTTGGCTCCGACACGAAGATCGAAGTCATCAACAATCTTCCCCAAGGAGACAAGTTTGTGAACGCTATGCAATTCCTGTACTCGATGGCGATCTTAATTGGTGTCCCGGTACAGCTGTTCCCCGCCGTTCGGATCATGGAGGGCAAACTGTTTGGTCAGGTGTCCGGCAAGCGAGACCCTTGGATCAAATGGAAAAAGAACGGCTTCCGATCGTTGATCGTGCTGGCTTGCGCCGTGATGTCCGCTGTCGGTGCTGCTGACTTGGACAAGTTTGTCTCATTGATCGGCTCGTTTGCTTGTGTGCCTCTGGTTTACATTTATCCGGCGTACTTGCACTGGAAGGGGGTCGCAGACTCCCCCTTGGCTAAATTTGGCGACCTTACAATGGTGGTGCTGGGATTCGTCTTTATGATTTATACGACGTTGTCAACTGCTGCAGTATGGATTCAAGGGCATAAGTAA
- the erg3 gene encoding sterol desaturase family protein: protein MDVVLDVLDTFVFDKLYALLLPAKSFDLLDQDSVVDYNSHINRYVTLTPSQYAVESSLARDNILRQFLSLFITIWAFGLLLYLTTASLSFALVFDKRAMQHPKFLRHQIRLEIGQALRAMPVMAALTAPLFLAEVRGYSKLYDFPTGSPFPLYTYLQYPLFIAFTDFAIYWIHRGLHHPAIYKRLHKPHHRWIISTPYASYAFHPVDGWCQSLPYHVYPFLFPLQKAAYLGLFVFVTIWTVMIHDGEYALDSPVINGSACHTIHHYYFNYNYGQFITFWDRIGGSYRRPNRELFDKQQRLQQTEIQRQVEEMERLVKEVEGSDDRCYEQDTKKTS from the exons ATGGACGTTGTGCTTGACGTTCTGGATACCTTTGTCTTCGACAAGTTATATGCGCTTCTTCTGCCAGCCAAATCATTCGACCTTCTGGACCAGGACTCGGTGGTCGATTACAACAGCCATATCAATCGATATGTCACCCTCACTCCATCCCAATACGCTGTGGAGAGCAGCTTGGCGCGAGACAATATTCTCCGGCAGTTTCTGAGTCTTTTCATCACGATCTG GGCTTTCGGTCTTCTGCTCTACCTGACCACTGCCAGCCTCTCCTTCGCTCTGGTCTTCGACAAACGTGCCATGCAACATCCCAAATTCCTTCGCCATCAGATACGGCTTGAAATTGGGCAGGCGTTGCGCGCAATGCCCGTGATGGCGGCCCTGACTGCTCCTCTCTTTCTGGCTGAAGTGCGAGGATACAGCAAGCTGTACGACTTTCCCACCGGAAGTCCCTTCCCTCTCTATACCTACCTTCAGTACCCGCTCTTTATCGCATTTACCGATTTTGCCATCTACTGGATTCATCGAGGACTCCATCATCCGGCCATCTACAAACGCCTGCACAAGCCGCATCACAGGTGGATCATCTCCACGCCTTATGCGAGCTACGCCTTCCACCCAGTGGACGGCTGGTGTCAGAGTCTCCCGTACCATGTCTATCCGTTTCTCTTTCCACTGCAAAAGGCGGCGTATTTGGGTCTCTTTGTGTTTGTGACCATCTGGACTGTCATGATTC ATGATGGAGAGTACGCGCTCGACTCGCCCGTGATCAATGGATCGGCCTGCCACACGATTCACCATTACTATTTCAACTACAACTACGGGCAGTTTATCACGTTTTGGGACCGTATTGGAGGAAGCTATCGTAGGCCAAATCGGGAGCTATTCGACAAGCAGCAACGGCTCCAGCAGACCGAGATCCAGCGGCaagttgaggagatggagagatTGGTAAAGGAGGTTGAAGGATCTGACGATCGGTGCTATGAGCAAGACACCAAGAAAACTTCCTGA
- a CDS encoding oxygenase MpaB family protein, translating into MAFDQEGTAQLTETTTSYEPPPIYDTIADPIILRTLLVEDIYLLGGQFAILCQFAHPALAKGSYNHSNFATRIPNRLQNTARFLNAAVFGTQQDKAAIFSIIHRYHARVRAEDYDANDPELHKWTAATLFVAVVIVHETFFGELPRDKMEALYRESAVFGTSLRMPPEMWPTTLAEFWEYWNHNIETLEVTDMARKLSRDLLYPVHLPMWMRVLAPLSRLLTIYFLPERLAKEYDLQPTMLSRIQFQATVRVMRIAYPSMPQHLRQTLHRQYMEDLGKAVDRIRKTGHWAGV; encoded by the coding sequence ATGGCGTTTGACCAGGAGGGAACTGCTCAGCTCACAGAGACAACGACGTCGTACGAACCTCCACCCATCTACGACACCATTGCGGACCCCATCATCCTCAGGACGCTCCTGGTGGAAGATATCTATCTCCTCGGGGGCCAGTTTGCCATCCTTTGTCAATTTGCCCATCCTGCCCTGGCCAAGGGCAGCTACAACCACTCCAACTTCGCCACTCGCATTCCCAACCGTCTGCAGAATACAGCCCGTTTCCTCAATGCCGCCGTCTTTGGCACTCAGCAGGACAAGGCGGCtatcttctccatcatccACCGCTACCATGCCCGAGTCAGGGCAGAGGACTACGACGCAAATGACCCGGAGCTGCACAAATGGACCGCCGCTACCCTGTTCGTCGCTGTCGTAATCGTCCACGAAACCTTCTTCGGGGAGTTGCCCCGGGACAAGATGGAAGCACTTTACCGAGAGTCTGCGGTATTTGGCACTTCCCTGCGGATGCCTCCCGAGATGTGGCCAACCACTCTTGCCGAGTTCTGGGAGTACTGGAACCACAACATCGAGACATTGGAGGTCACCGATATGGCACGGAAACTGAGTCGCGATCTCCTCTATCCGGTCCATCTCCCTATGTGGATGAGAGTATTGGCCCCATTGTCGCGGCTTTTGACTATCTATTTTCTCCCGGAACGACTGGCCAAGGAGTACGATCTGCAACCGACAATGCTGAGTCGGATCCAGTTTCAGGCCACTGTTCGTGTCATGCGCATTGCATACCCTAGTATGCCGCAACACCTGCGACAGACACTACATAGGCAATACATGGAAGATCTCGGGAAGGCAGTGGACAGGATAAGAAAGACTGGACACTGGGCGGGAGTATAG
- a CDS encoding M28 family metallopeptidase produces the protein MVASTIHLLCTAFALTAEGAALQLPLFGASEPQIPVAGKELISSSALQSQIDVGKLLNRAKHLYSIAELGSDEYNHPTRVIGSKGHLGTLDYIYATLTEFDDYYTISNQTFPAVTGNVMESRLVLGHTVPESALPMGLTPPTKNHEPVYGPLVLVSRLGCEAADYPPELQGAIAFISRGSCPFGTKSALAGKAGAVAAVIFNNEKGGLGGTLGTPSPDHVATFGLSDSDAAPFLEQLRRGQKVDAIAYMDATVETITTTNIIAQTKEGDADNCVMAGAHSDSVMEGPGINDDGSGSLTLLEIASLLPHYRVNNCVRLAWWAGEEEGLLGSDYYVSVLSEAENLKIRLFMDYDMLASPNFAYQVYNATNAVNPVGSEQLRDLYTEFYEAHGLNFTYIPFDGRSDYDAFIRNGIPGGGIATGAEVIKTEEEQKMFGGVAGDAFDPCYHQLCDDVSNVNLTAWEVNTKVRVDFCVYTRRRLLICTQLVAHSIATYARSFDGFPKRIKVESMKKGDEQRKYHGHSLLY, from the exons ATGGTAGCATCGACAATACACCTTTTATGCACCGCTTTTGCTCTCACAGCAGAAGGGGCGGCTCTGCAGCTCCCTCTCTTCGGTGCCTCGGAACCCCAAATTCCGGTGGCTGGGAAGGAATTGATCAGCTCCTCCGCGCTGCAAAGCCAGATCGATGTCGGCAAGCTCCTCAACAGAGCCAAGCACCTGTATAGCATCGCAGAGCTTGGGTCTGACGAGTATAATCATCCCACGCGCGTGATTGGCAGTAAAG GGCATCTGGGGACACTGGACTACATCTATGCGACTCTGACGGAATTCGACGACTACTACACCATCTCCAACCAGACCTTCCCTGCAGTTACCGGCAATGTGATGGAATCACGCTTGGTGCTCGGCCACACCGTGCCGGAGTCTGCTCTTCCCATGGGCTTGACACCCCCCACCAAGAACCACGAACCGGTGTACGGACCACTGGTGCTTGTCTCACGCCTGGGCTGTGAGGCAGCAGACTACCCCCCAGAGCTCCAGGGTGCCATTGCATTCATCAGCCGAGGCAGCTGTCCCTTTGGCACCAAGTCCGCCTTGGCCGGAAAGGCCGGAGCCGTGGCTGCGGTGATCTTCAACAACGAAAAAGGCGGCCTCGGGGGCACTCTGGGCACTCCGTCTCCCGACCACGTCGCTACCTTTGGCCTTTCCGACAGTGATGCGGCGCCCTTCCTAGAACAACTCAGGCGCGGCCAAAAGGTTGATGCGATCGCCTACATGGATGCCACGGTGgagaccatcaccaccaccaataTCATTGCGCAAACCAAAGAAGGAGATGCCGACAATTGCGTGATGGCCGGTGCACACAGCGACAGCGTGATGGAAGGACCTGGCATCAACGACGATGGATCGGgttccttgaccttgctggaGATCGCTTCTTTGCTGCCTCATTACCGGGTCAACAACTGTGTGCGACTGGCCTGGTGGGcgggggaggaagaaggactGCTCGGATCGGACTACTATGTCTCGGTGCTGTCCGAGGCCGAGAACCTGAAGATCCGGCTGTTTATGGACTATGACATGCTGGCCTCGCCCAACTTCGCCTACCAGGTCTACAACGCCACAAACGCGGTCAACCCGGTTGGATCGGAACAGCTGCGGGACCTCTACACCGAGTTCTATGAGGCGCACGGATTGAACTTCACCTACATCCCATTTGATGGACGAAGCGACTATGATGCATTCATCCGGAATGGCATCCCCGGCGGTGGGATCGCTACCGGAGCTGAGGTGATCAAGacagaggaagagcagaagatgTTCGGAGGTGTCGCTGGAGACGCCTTTGATCCCTGCTACCACCAGCTCTGTGACGACGTAAGCAATGTCAACCTCACTGCCTGGGAGGTGAATACCAAGGTACGAGTTGATTTCTGTGTCTACACTCGAAGACGATTGCTGATATGTACACAGCTGGTCGCACACTCGATTGCCACGTACGCTCGGTCATTCGATGGCTTCCCGAAAAGGATCAAGGTCGAATCTATGAAGAAGGGTGACGAGCAAAGAAAGTATCATGGGCACTCTCTTCTGTACTGA
- a CDS encoding NAD(P)/FAD-dependent oxidoreductase, with protein sequence MATPLKNIIVVGGSYVGRATAQELARVIPETHRVLLIEPHSHFHHLFAFPRFAIVPGHEHKAFIPYTGIFSSVPRPSAHAVVQARVLSVSPQFVTLDRQWQDSKQILYEYLAIATGTRLAEPAGMKSDDKVSSVQYLRNHQADIQRAKSILIVGGGAVGVQMATDLREYYPDKDVTLVQSRARVMPLFHEQLHELIKKRFDELGVRLIVGARASVPPEGFPTNGKPFDVELTNGSKVSTEFVILATGQRPNNDLLTSLTSSSSGSLINPDNGFIRVRPTLQLQDERFSNIFAVGDIADTGAQKAARPGSVQAGVVARNIQALIEGRRAEEEYVPPPAAIHLTLGMKSNVIFRNPNTAEGQTEPWINEKTDGQVDMGVEGWWERLGVPVENTRSYHL encoded by the exons ATGGCAACACCTTTGAAGAATATCATTGTGGTTGGAGGGTCCTACGTGGGAAGA GCCACTGCTCAGGAACTCGCACGAGTCATTCCAGAAACACATCGG GTCCTCCTGATTGAACCGCATAGCCATTTTCACCATCTGTTTGCTTTT CCACGTTTTGCCATTGTACCAGGTCATGAACATAAAGCTTTCATCCCGTACACTGGAATATTCTCCTCTGTTCCCCGTCCATCTGCACACGCGGTGGTCCAAGCGAGAGTACTTTCAGTAAGCCCACAATTTGTGACGTTGGATCGCCAATGGCAGGATTCCAAACAGATCCTCTATGAGTACCTAGCGATTGCCACTGGAACTCGGCTCGCTGAGCCAGCGGGCATGAAAAGCGATGACAAGGTGTCCTCTGTTCAGTACTTGCGAAACCACCAGGCCGATATCCAGCGGGCCAAGTCGATCCTGATTGTCGGTGGGGGTGCTGTCGGGGTGCAGATGGCGACAGACCTAAGAGAGTACTATCCCGATAAAGACGTCACTCTTGTACAGTCTCGGGCACGAGTCATGCCTCTATTCCATGAGCAGTTGCATGAGCTGATCAAAAAACGATTCGACGAGCTAGGGGTGCG ACTTATTGTCGGCGCGCGCGCGAGCGTACCTCCAGAAGGATTTCCCACCAATGGAAAGCCATTTGATGTGGAACTGACCAATGGCAGCAAGGTTTCGACGGAATTCGTCATTCTGGCAACGGGCCAACGCCCTAATAATGACCTTTTGACCAGTTTGACCTCTTCGAGTTCCGGATCGTTGATCAATCCGGATAATGGGTTTATTCGAGTTCGGCCGACTTTGCAACTACAGGATGAACGCTTCTCGAACATCTTTGCCGTCGGCGACATTGCTGACACTGGTGCGCAAAAGGCCGCGCGGCCAGGTTCCGTGCAGGCTGGCGTGGTCGCCAGGAATATCCAAGCCTTGATTGAAGGACGGAGAGCGGAGGAAGAGTATGTGCCGCCGCCTGCAGCCATTCACCTCACCCTTGGCATG AAATCGAATGTCATATTCCGCAATCCGAACACGGCAGAAGGACAAACTGAACCGTGGATAAACGAGAAGACTGA TGGTCAAGTAGATATGGGAGTAGAAGGTTGGTGGGAAAGGTTGGGAGTTCCGGTTGAGAACACTCGCTCGTACCATCTGTAG
- a CDS encoding catalase, with product MASHPLQAIGEAVGAAGADPRPMQLSSLFQGANDGPAKTAAKLTGVQAAGKRADDGPYFTNNEAIPFPDPAHSKTAGGIPVASDTFLFQKQQHFNRSKPLERMVHPCGSGAFGYFETTKDVSSLTKAHFLRSVGVRTPVFARFSTVTLGREFPDEARNPRGFAVKFYTGEGNYDIVGLNFPVFFCRDPIQGPDVIRSQYRNPQNFLLDHNSLFDLLANTPEGNHAGMMFFSDHGTPVGWRNLHGYGCHTFKVNKRGEFVYIKYHFIADRGQKQSTADEAIQMCGEDPDFSKRDLYQAIEKGEKISWTAHVQIMKPEEADPTKLGFDPFDVTKLHEFGKLVLNKNPENFHRDVEQAAFSPGSMVPGIEDSPDPLLQFRMFFYRDAQYHRIGVNLHQIPVNCPFMASSYSSLNFDGPLRVDANHAMNPQYAPNSFVHKFRPDTAEAPYQLADNTVSRKSHFYHEGKLSEYDQPRALYQKVMDARGREHLHCNTARMLKVVEYPEIQLRYLTQLYCIAPEYARGVYDLLPEQKFDFSQVKAQAQGAERVGKEAKFRPSKDTDILAGKCPATPVYNQ from the exons ATGGCATCCCATCCTCTTCAGGCGATAGGCGAGGCCGTAGGGGCGGCGGGAGCGGATCCTCGCCCTATGCAGCTTTCTTCCTTGTTCCAGGGCGCCAACGATGGCCCGGCAAAGACTGCAGCGAAGTTGACCGGTGTCCAAGCTGCAGGGAAGAGAGCGGATGATGGACCGTACTTTACAAACAACGAAGCTATTCCGTTTCCTGACCCAGCCCACAGTAAGACTGCGGGAGGCATACCCGTAGCGTCCGATACCTTTTTGTTCCAAAAGCAGCAGCACTTCAATCGCTCGAAGCCACTCGAGCGGATGGTCCACCCTT GTGGCAGTGGAGCATTTGGTTATTTCGAGACCACCAAAGACGTATCGTCACTGACTAAA GCGCATTTCCTGAGGTCTGTTGGCGTGAGAACTCCAGTCTTTGCCCGCTTCTCGACTGTGACTCTCGGTCGAGAGTTTCCTGACGAGGCGAGAAATCCACGGGGCTTCGCTGTCAAGTTCTACACTGGTGAGGGAAACTATGACATTGTGGGACTGAACTTT CCCGTGTTCTTCTGTCGTGATCCCATTCAAGGCCCCGATGTTATTCGCTCCCAGTATCGGAATCCGCAGAACTTCCTGTTGGACCACAACTCCTTGTTCGATCTGCTCGCAAATACTCCCGAGGG AAACCATGCGGGCATGATGTTTTTCAGCGACCACGGCACGCCTGTGGGGTGGCGCAATTTACATGGATACGGATGTCACACATTCAA GGTTAACAAAAGGGGAGAATTTGTGTATATCAAATACCATTTTATCGCAGATCGCGGACAAAAGCAGTCCACTGCCGACGAAGCCATCCAGATGTGTGGTGAGGATCCGGACTTTTCAAAGCGTGACCTCTATCAGGCCATTGAAAAGGGCGAAAAGATCAGCTGGACGGCGCACGTCCAGATTATGAAGCCAGAGGAAGCTGACCCGACCAAGTTGGGATTTGATCCATTCGATGTCACCAAG TTGCATGAATTTGGCAAGCTGGTCTTGAATAAGAATCCCGAGAACTTCCACCGAGACGTAGAACAAGCCGCCTTCTCTCCAGGAAGCATGGTGCCGGGAATTGAGGACAGCCCGGATCCTCTGCTGCAATTCCGCATGTTCTTCTACCGTGACGCACAGTATCACCGGATTGGTGTCAATTTGCATCAAATACCTG TGAACTGTCCATTTATGGCTTCGTCCTACTCTTCACTCAACTTCGATGGTCCATTGAGGGTGGATGCAAACCACGCGATGAATCCGCAATACGCGCCCAACAGTTTTGTGCATAAGTTTAGACCAGATACTGCCGAGGCACCGTACCAGCTGGCAGATAACACTGTGAGCCGCAAGTCTCACTTCTACCACGAAGGGAAGTTGTCGGAGTATGACCAGCCGCGTGCTCTATACCAAAAGGTCATGGATGCTCGGGGGAGAGAGCATCTTCATTGCAATACTGCACGCATGCTCAAGGTAGTTGAATATCCCGAAATTCAACTCAGATACCTAACACAGCTGTACTGCATTGCTCCGGAGTATGCAAGGGGCGTGTATGATCTACTCCCCGAGCAGAAGTTTGATTTCAGCCAGGTGAAGGCCCAGGCTCAGGGTGCTGAGCGAGTAGGAAAGGAGGCCAAGTTTCGTCCTAGCAAGGACACCGATATTTTGGCCGGAAAGTGCCCAGCAACGCCTGTTTACAATCAGTGA
- a CDS encoding neutral amino acid permease, whose amino-acid sequence MEAINANPPPYRTEKVEETKYTSDYEEEGQLKTGQVADAFGNEESAEIKYKTLKWWQCGLLMICESVSLGVLSLPAAVATLGLVPAVILIVGLGLLATYTGYNIGLFRERYPRIQNLGDAGEILMGPIGREIFGLGQFLFFIFVMGSHILTFRVMMNTVTEHGTCSIVFSVVGMVISMVLSIPRTMKGLTWISFASFLSIFGAVMITMISVGVQDHPGRIIEATVDTTLYSGFQAVSNIVFAYCAHVAFFGLIAEMENPRDFKKSLFMLQSFEISLYLTAAVVIYYFVGKDVASPALISAGPVMKKVAFGIAIPTIVGAGVVNGHVGLKYIYFRLCHKSDLIHRRSKRSVGIWIGLGLTCWVVAWIIAEAIPVFSDLNGLISALFASWFSYGLSGIYWLHLNYGQWFASPRKILLTILNISIALFGLALCVLGLYASGTAIHNDTSSSSFSCANTDA is encoded by the exons ATGGAGGCCATCAACGCGAACCCTCCCCCATACAGGACTGAAAAAGTCGAAGAGACCAAGTACACATCGGACTATGAGGAGGAGGGTCAACTCAAGACTGGTCAGGTTGCAGATGCCTTTGGAAATGAGGAGTCTGCAGAGATCAAGTACAAGACGTTGAAGTGGTG GCAATGCGGCTTGC TCATGATCTGTGAATCCGTGTCGCTTGGTGTGCTATCCCTGCCGGCTGCGGTGGCTACTCTTGGTCTTGTCCC AGCTGTCATTTTGATTGTCGGTCTCGGTTTGCTCGCAACCTACACTGGATACAACATTGGGTTATTTAGAGAAAGATATCCTAGAATTCAGAACCTTGGGGATGCCGGAGAGATCCTGATGGGCCCTATTGGCCGGGAAATCTTTGGTCTGGGTCAATTCTTATTTTTTATCTTCGTCATGGGAAGCCATATCCTGACCTTTCGGGTCATGATGAACACTGTCACTGAGCATGGCACCTGCTCAATCGTCTTCAGTGTCGTTGGCATGGTTATTTCCATGGTCCTCTCGATCCCCCGCACTATGAAGGGACTGACATGGATTTCGTTTGCAT CGTTCCTCAGCATTTTTGGCGCCGTCATGATTACCATGATCTCTGTCGGTGTGCAAGATCACCCCGGCCGCATCATCGAGGCGACAGTCGACACCACTCTCTACTCCGGATTCCAGGCTGTTTCTAACATAGTTTTTGCCTACTGCGCCCACGTTGCCTTTTTCGGCCTGATCGCCGAAATGGAAAACCCCAGAGATTTCAAGAAGTCGCTGTTCATGCTGCAATCCTTCGAGATCTCCTTATATCTCACTGCCGCCGTGGTGATTTACTACTTTGTCGGCAAAGACGTAGCATCACCGGCTCTGATCTCTGCGGGGCCCgtgatgaagaaggtcgCTTTCGGCATTGCTATTCCTACG ATTGTTGGAGCCGGTGTGGTCAATGGTCACGTCGGTCTCAAATACATCTATTTCCGTCTTTGCCACAAGTCTGATCTGATTCACAGGCGTAGCAAACGGTCTGTTGGGATCTGGATCGGCCTCGGTCTGACTTGCTGGGTGGTCGCCTGGATCATTGCTGAGGCCATTCCCGTGTTCAGTGACCTTAACGGATTGATC AGCGCGCTCTTTGCCAGTTGGTTCAGCTATGGGCTTAGTGGTATCTATTGGCTTCATCTGAACTATGGGCAGTGGTTCGCCAGTCCTCGCAAGATTCTGCTCACCatcctcaacatctccattGCCCTGTTCGGTCTGGCCCTCTGTGTCTTGGGCTTATATGCATCAGGCACAGCCATCCACAATgataccagcagcagcagcttcagcTGTGCCAATACAGACGCATAG
- a CDS encoding phenylacetaldoxime dehydratase family protein, with product MSCTGRVFPLRQPKGHRPPVPRWMAQFPADMDRVFTAYIGVQQRGAQTDEGLLAESVDAAVNSIQRWIAEGPSTAPASIEQFQVLDGDDVPNSTVWVCYWNEASKYEDSIRRLSLVNIHQQLSASHRESVGLWCERFASHLSRVETNYSGLDYLPGLARLPGVSTVEHTLTAYWGAARDRIPASATDRFAQNEGLGRTQLGPEPASPHKTSGYHVVGTNPDNIVHIRSGQFWANCAEDETNAYEEALEPTLRAGLAYLWDNPQTSGAMGLRYLYNRPLSSGVREKTCETKESCVAGFFRNLADLEHWAKSHPSHLAIYTGAIKHAKKFGERRKFRTWHEVSVLKHGEAHFEYVNCVDRTGVIQGCVSLESL from the coding sequence ATGAGCTGCACAGGACGAGTTTTCCCACTTCGGCAGCCCAAAGGGCATCGACCGCCCGTTCCAAGGTGGATGGCTCAGTTCCCAGCTGATATGGACCGTGTCTTCACCGCATATATTGGGGTGCAACAACGTGGGGCCCAAACCGATGAAGGGTTACTAGCTGAGAGCGTTGACGCGGCGGTCAACAGCATCCAGCGATGGATTGCTGAGGGACCCTCCACTGCACCGGCCTCGATCGAACAATTTCAGGTCCTTGACGGAGATGATGTGCCCAACTCGACAGTTTGGGTGTGTTACTGGAATGAAGCGAGCAAGTATGAGGACAGTATACGACGCTTGAGCCTTGTGAACATCCATCAGCAATTAAGTGCTTCTCATCGAGAGTCTGTTGGCTTGTGGTGTGAGCGATTCGCCAGCCACCTGTCGCGTGTCGAGACCAACTATTCAGGTCTGGACTATCTACCGGGGCTGGCTCGCTTGCCTGGAGTGTCAACTGTAGAGCATACATTGACGGCATATTGGGGGGCTGCCCGCGATCGCATACCAGCCTCAGCCACAGATCGCTTCGCCCAGAATGAAGGACTTGGAAGGACACAGTTGGGTCCGGAGCCTGCCTCACCGCACAAGACAAGTGGCTACCACGTAGTGGGCACGAATCCGGACAACATTGTCCACATCCGCTCGGGACAATTCTGGGCCAACTGCGCAGAAGACGAAACGAACGCGTACGAAGAGGCCCTTGAGCCTACCCTGCGTGCTGGATTGGCATATCTCTGGGACAATCCCCAGACGAGTGGCGCTATGGGGCTACGGTATCTGTACAATCGGCCGCTCTCTTCTGGGGTACGGGAGAAGACGTGTGAGACGAAAGAGTCCTGTGTGGCTGGATTCTTTCGTAACCTTGCAGACCTTGAGCATTGGGCCAAGTCACATCCCTCCCACTTGGCCATCTATACTGGAGCCATAAAGCATGCAAAGAAGTTCGGAGAACGGCGCAAGTTCCGCACCTGGCATGAAGTTTCGGTGCTGAAACATGGCGAGGCACATTTCGAGTACGTCAACTGCGTGGACAGAACAGGTGTTATTCAGGGATGTGTGTCACTTGAATCCTTATAG